The nucleotide sequence TCAGATCGCCTTCGTAGCTCGCATCCACGAACATTTTCGCGTGAAAGATTTTGCCGCTCGCGGCCGTGATCCCGGCGATGCGCGCGCCATCCTTTTCCACGGAAGCCAGCCGTTGATCGAAATAGACCGGCACTCTGGCTTCGTTGATCATCTGGAAAAAGATGTCCTCGGCAACGTGCGGTTCGAAGGTCCACATCGTTGCGTCCGGCCCGCCCAGACTGCTGGCTGCGGTCTGGCCGCCGCGCCGCCTGGAAAAATATTCATCGGCGGTTTCCAGCGTCCACGAGGACGGCTGCCGGTAATGCGCCGCAACCCGTTGATAAAACTCCCGCGAGATGCCGCCGATGGCCGCCTTGTTGCCGATGTCGGTTGCGCCCAGCCCGCCCGAACTCAATCCGCCGAGGTGCCGTCCGGGCTCGACGATGATCGTGGTCCTGCCCATGCGCGTCGCCTGCACGGCCGCTGCGACACCCGCACAAGTGCCGCCATACGCGCAAACGTCTGCCTCGATGACTTCGGCTGATTGAACGGCGGTCTCCGGATGAACCAGGAGAAGAACGCAGCCCAGCCAAAGGATGCGCGGCTTCATTGGCGACTTATTGGGCCTTCACCTGCGCCGCCGGCTCTTTCTTCAACGGCGCGAAATTTCCCTCCTCGCAGCATTGCACGAATCCCTCCGTCACGGCCTTCAATTCCTCCCAGCGGCCGCGGATGTTCCTGGCTTCCTGCTTCGTGATCTGGTTGTCGGTCGCGGCGGTGGCGATGACCGCGAGCAGATCGGCGAACTCCTGCACGATCTGGTTGGTCGCCGGCATGAGATGAATCGGGTGCGGCCAGGTCGCCTTGGGGTTTTTGATGAAGAACCCGCCCGCCCGCTCGCAAATCCAGTGGACCATCCGCGTGTCATTGGTGCAACGCACCAGGGCCTCGATGCGATCGAGCGGATTGGCCGCGCCGCTGCCCGTGCCATCGTCGGGTTCGGACCATTTGTAAATCATCGAGAGCGACAGGCCGAGTTCGGCGGCAATCTGTTTGGCGCTGATTTTCTGGAAGACTTGCTGCAGCAGTTCGTGGGATTCCATGCGCGAACGCTAGCAAACGCGAAGGCCGGACGGAAGCGCGGAGTTATAAACCCCTGACGACTTTGTAAATGAACGCGCGCCCGGCACCGGCTATTGATGGCGCGGCAAATGAACTACCCGGCACCAATTGAAGCGAGCATGATCGGCGCAACCGATGGATGGTCGAACCGTCGGTGGGAGGCGATTCCCGAAGTGATTGGTCCCGGCCACACCCTTTCTGTCTTGCTCGACAGAGTCATCGGCGTTTTACTCTGACCAACAATCAACCAGGCGGTATCTATGGAATACACAATCTATCTCATCTGTTTGGGAGTTGGTTTTGTTTTCACAATGTTCAGCGCGATCTTCGGCCACATTTTTGGCCACGGCGGTCATGACGGCCACGTGGACGGCAGCGGCGGCCACGCCGAAGCGGGCATTGATTCCAGCGACATGCCGGGAGTGTCGGCGTTCAGCCCGACGGTCATCGCTTCTTTCATCACGGCCTTTGGTGGCTTTGGTGTGATTTTCCATCAAATACCGGCCACGCACAGTCCGTGGGCCAGCGCGCCATTGGCGGTCGTGAGCGGCTTTCTGGCGGCGATTGGCGTCCTGTGGTTGTTGCGACAACTTTTCAGCCGGACGCAGAGCTCCAGCGAATCGAAGATCGGCAGTCTGGTCGGCCAGTTGGCCACGATCATCACACCAATTCCGGAAAACGGCGTCGGCGAAATCGCCTACGTCCAGGCGGGCACGCGCTACTCCGCGCCGGCGCGTGAAGAACGTGGAACACCTGTGGCAACCGGAAAGTCTGTTAAAATCACGCGCGTCGTCGGGACGCAGTTTTATGTCGAAGCAGCCTGACGATTTTTGAGAATCAGAACCCGTACCCGTCCCTAACACCTATGAACCCAATCCCGATGCTCGCCCAATCCCCCCTCTCCGGCGGAATCATCGCCGGCGTCGTCGTGGTGATCGCCATTACGATCATCATCGGCATCGCTGTCGTACTCAGCCGCTACACCAAGGTCGGCCCGAACGAGGTGCTGATCGTCTCCGGCAAAAAGCACCGCTACGCAGACCCCGACGGCACGATCAAGACGCGCGGCTTCCGCATCGTCAAGGGCGGCGGCACGTTCGTTTATCCGGTGGTGGAAAAGGTGGACATCCTTTCGCTCGAACTGCTCACGATCGATGTTCAGACGCCGGAGGTTTATACGAGCAAAGGCGTGCCGGTGAAAGTGGACGGCGTCGCGCAGATCAAGGTCAAGGGCGACGACATCTCCATCGCCACCGCCGCCGAACAATTCCTCGGCAAGAACACCGACGAAATCCGCAACATCGCCACGCAAACGCTCGAAGGCCATTTGCGCGCCATCCTCGGCACGATGACCGTCGAGGAGATTTACCAGAACCGCGATGCGTTCGCCTCGAAGGTCCAGGAAGTCGCCGCTGGCGACATGGCCAACATGGGTCTCGGCATTGTGAGCTTCACGATTCGCGACATCCGCGACACCCAGGGTTATCTCGACGCTCTCGGCAAGCCGCGCATCGCCCAGGTCAAACGCGACGCCCAGATCGCCCAGGCCGAAGCCGACCGCGACGCGATGATCAAGTCGTCGCAGGCGACCCAGGCCGGACAGGAGGCAAAATTCGCCGCCGACTCAAAGATTGCCGAAGCGCAGCGCGACTACCAGTCCAACGTCGCGGGCTATCAGGCCACGGTAAACCAGAAAAAGGCCGAGGCCGATCTGGCGTATGACTTGCAGAAGTTCAAGACCGGCCAGCTCGTGAAGGCGGAGGAAGTGCAGGTGCAGATCGTTGAGAAACAAAAGCAGATCGAATTGCAACAGCAGGAAATCCTCCGCAAGCAGCGCGAACTTGAAGCGATGGTGCAAAAGCCAGCCGATGCCGAGCGCTACAAGGTCGAAACGCTGGCCAACGCGAAAAAATTCCAGCTCGAAACCGAGGCCGCCGGCACCGCTTCCGCCGCGAAGGCCACCGGTTTCGCCAACGCAGACGTTGCCAAGGCGACCGGTATTGCCGAGGCCGAAGCGAACAAGGCGCGCGGTCTGGCCGAGGCCGCCATCATCGAAGCGCAGGGCAAGGCCACCGCTTCCGCGATGCAACAAAAGGCCGAGTCGTTCAAGCAGTACAATGAGGCGGCGGTCATTGAGATGATCGTGCGGGTGCTGCCGGAAGTGGCGGGCAGGATCAGCGAACCGCTGAGCAAGACGGAAAAGATTGTCATCATCAACAGCGGCAGCGGTCCCGGCGGCGGCGCGAGCAAACTGACCGGTGACGTGACCCAGATCATCAGCCAGTTGCCGCCGGTGCTCGAGAGCCTCACCGGCGTGAAGTTCGAAAAACTGCTGGAACAGGTGCCCGCGCTGAAGAAGGCGATGGGGAAGGATGAACCCCAAAAGTGAGGTCACACATTGGAAAGAAAGGAACACAATGGCAACTCTACCTGGATTCAATTTGACAAAGCTGAACGTCGCCATTGAGGGCAAGGCCCCGGGCGTCTTCCGAAGCGCGACGGTTCATCGCGTGAAGGTGCCCGACGGCTGGTTTGTGCTGACGGAGGGCATGCAGGGGCTGAGCGGCATCACCTTTTATCCAGACCCGAAGCACGAATGGAACGGCGGATCCGGGGAAGAGGCCGACGCATGATTTGCCGCCCAAATAAAGATGAGCTGTCTTGCCTTTTTGTGGGCCGGCCCGAGCGCCGAACGGCAACTTGAGCGCGTCGACAACCAGAAAAGTTTATGGGACTGTTTTGGGACCTGATTCAGCAGAGCCAGATTTCGAGCCAATCCGGGCGCGCGGATTCACTGGAACATCGCGTCGCGATACTGGAAAAGCAGGTGAGCGCGATGGACGGACTGCTGCGCGACATGCTCTGGAGGCTCGAGCAACGTCTGGGCGAGGACATCGATGGTGACGGCAAAGTCAGATGAAAATCGGCGGACAATGGCGGACGTTTCGGTTAATATTCAACGGCCATGCAACAGGCGGACATCCAGCACTGGCTGAGGAAGAAGGCGGTTTCTGAAACCGCGACCGGCGCGCTGTTCACCGCGGGCTGCCTCGTGCTTGGCGGAATCGTGCTGGGGATCACCTATTTTTTTACTTACGCCATCGTGTGGTTTGGCTTCAACTTCGGGGTGTCCGCCTTTTCCCAGTTGTTCTTCAACCAGCGCCTCCATCTCCCTCACGGGGGGATCATGGCGGTGAGTCTTGCGTTCGTGGCGCTGCTGTTCTGGGCGAACCAGCGCATCAGCCGCGAGTATCTGGGCGCGTATCCACGCCGCAATAATCCCGGATCACTGCCGGGGCTGACCGGCTTGACGGGTTCCCTCATCTCATTGCTCGCCTACCCCGGCGCGTCCACGCGGATGATCACCGACCTGTTGTTGACCGGTCCGCGCCTGGTGATGATCGCCTGGAGCAACGCCGGAAAATCCGGCCGGCTGGCGCGGATGGATGTCGAGACCTGCGCGCGTGTACTGGCGATTTTGCTTCAACGGGCAGGACGCGTTCCGTTTGCGGAACTCACGTCTTCCGCGGAACTGACGAATCCCGTGGCGACCTTTCGCCAGTTGCGCGACCTGGACGGGGTCGTGTTCCTGAGGGAAGAACCCATCGGACTGAGCCTGACCAGCGAACTACGGGAGGAACTCGCCGGCCTGTCCGGCCAGATTCCGCAACCGCTGCCGGCGCGGGCGGTGGAAGTGAGGCCGCTCAATCTGCCACCCGGCACGATTCACACTCTCCTGGGCGTGCCGGCGGGCGCGTCGCCCGAGGAAATCGATGTCGCCTATCGCAACTGGCTGGCGCAAACGTGCGTTCGTCAGGCAGCGAACGCGGAAAGTGACACGCGCAAGCAACAACTCGACGATCAGACCAGGGCCGTCAACGCGGCCTACGAAGCGTTTCTGGCCAAACACCGGGCGGAACAGGCCGAAGAGCAGGACGACAAGGTCGAGGGCGTTTGGGAGCAATTCAAAGGGTCCGGAAGAAAATCAGCGCTTTGACAACCGGGAGCATGAGCAGACGGGATCCAGATTCAGCCGCGGGCGTGTATGTGGCGTTGTTCGCCGCGACGATGCTCTTTTGTCTGATCGGCGCGTTGGTCCTGCCGCCGTCGATCTCCCTGAGCAAATGGCTGGGACTGCCCGCGCTGGTCGGTTTCTGCGCTGGAATACCCTTGTTAAACCGGTCGGCTCACCGGAGCCGGATCCGCGAAGCGGTGGAAGAAACCGGGGACAGCGTTGTCCGCATCAAACGACTGTCGTTCTGGCAGCAATTCTGGCAGGTACGACCCTACCTCCGGCTGACCGGCGTAAGGCACGAAGTGGATTACGTGGATGCAACCGGCCTGCTGCACCACGCCCTTTGCTACACCAGTTGGTTCATCGGGGTAGAATGGCTGGACGATGTCACTGAGAATTCCAACTAACCTATGCGTCTGCTCGAAGCCATCATCGAAGCGAACCAGCGCGCGGTCGCGGCGAACACGACGGCGGCCTTGAATGCCACGGAGTTCGCCGACGCCCTGCCGCTGGTGGCGCTGACGTGCATTGATCCGCGCCTGAACAAGCTGGTTCCCGAGATGCTCGGCGTGCCTGAGGAGCAGTTCATCTGGTTGAGGAACGCGGGCAACATTATTTTCGAGCCAATGAGTTCGATGATGCGAACGCTCGCGCTGGCCTGCGCCGTCAAGGGTGGGAAGGAAATCGCCATCATCGGCCACTCGGATTGCCAGGTCTGCAAGACCACCGTGATGAAGTTGACCGACGCTTTTCGGTCGCTGGGCGTGGACCGCGCAAAGCTGCCGGAGAACATGAACGAATTTTTCGGCCTGTTCGCCAGCGAACGCCAGAACGTGCTTCGGGGCGCCGAAATCGTCCGGCAAAGCCCGCTTATCGGGTCGAAAGTTCCGGTGCACGGATTGTTGATGGACGTCCAGAGCGGCAGGCTTGAATGGCTCGTGGACGGTTACCGGACGATGGGCGCGCCGGTGGCTTCAGTCGCCGAAACGGTTCGCGACACCATTGGCGAAAAGGTCAAACAGGCGGCCGAAGACGCGCTGAACTTCGTCACCGCCAAACTGCCCGAGTTCAATCCCGGTGAAATGAAATTTCCCGAATTCAAAATCGGCGAGACGACGGTGAATCCAAACCAATGGCTGGCCGACGTG is from Candidatus Angelobacter sp. and encodes:
- a CDS encoding phage regulatory CII family protein; amino-acid sequence: MESHELLQQVFQKISAKQIAAELGLSLSMIYKWSEPDDGTGSGAANPLDRIEALVRCTNDTRMVHWICERAGGFFIKNPKATWPHPIHLMPATNQIVQEFADLLAVIATAATDNQITKQEARNIRGRWEELKAVTEGFVQCCEEGNFAPLKKEPAAQVKAQ
- a CDS encoding carbonic anhydrase, which encodes MRLLEAIIEANQRAVAANTTAALNATEFADALPLVALTCIDPRLNKLVPEMLGVPEEQFIWLRNAGNIIFEPMSSMMRTLALACAVKGGKEIAIIGHSDCQVCKTTVMKLTDAFRSLGVDRAKLPENMNEFFGLFASERQNVLRGAEIVRQSPLIGSKVPVHGLLMDVQSGRLEWLVDGYRTMGAPVASVAETVRDTIGEKVKQAAEDALNFVTAKLPEFNPGEMKFPEFKIGETTVNPNQWLADVKAITAAAIGGPSTGSAQTPKTEPERKLDPTRKYRVIGADQKVYGPIDGGKILEWIADGRIDWQTPAQAEGSGEWKPLGTWADSPKSPTIPLPPPVQPAPQLRKARRR
- a CDS encoding NfeD family protein; translation: MEYTIYLICLGVGFVFTMFSAIFGHIFGHGGHDGHVDGSGGHAEAGIDSSDMPGVSAFSPTVIASFITAFGGFGVIFHQIPATHSPWASAPLAVVSGFLAAIGVLWLLRQLFSRTQSSSESKIGSLVGQLATIITPIPENGVGEIAYVQAGTRYSAPAREERGTPVATGKSVKITRVVGTQFYVEAA
- a CDS encoding SPFH domain-containing protein, whose protein sequence is MNPIPMLAQSPLSGGIIAGVVVVIAITIIIGIAVVLSRYTKVGPNEVLIVSGKKHRYADPDGTIKTRGFRIVKGGGTFVYPVVEKVDILSLELLTIDVQTPEVYTSKGVPVKVDGVAQIKVKGDDISIATAAEQFLGKNTDEIRNIATQTLEGHLRAILGTMTVEEIYQNRDAFASKVQEVAAGDMANMGLGIVSFTIRDIRDTQGYLDALGKPRIAQVKRDAQIAQAEADRDAMIKSSQATQAGQEAKFAADSKIAEAQRDYQSNVAGYQATVNQKKAEADLAYDLQKFKTGQLVKAEEVQVQIVEKQKQIELQQQEILRKQRELEAMVQKPADAERYKVETLANAKKFQLETEAAGTASAAKATGFANADVAKATGIAEAEANKARGLAEAAIIEAQGKATASAMQQKAESFKQYNEAAVIEMIVRVLPEVAGRISEPLSKTEKIVIINSGSGPGGGASKLTGDVTQIISQLPPVLESLTGVKFEKLLEQVPALKKAMGKDEPQK